The Deltaproteobacteria bacterium DNA segment CCTCGCCGTCGCAGGCCGGACAGGCGTATTTGGGCCGGATATGGCGCTCCACCCGCATGACGGCCGGGACGTAATCGAGCTTTTCGGAGACCTCTTCGCCGATGCGTTTCAGACAGGCCCCACAGGCGCAGACCTTCTGGTCTTCGGGCAGGTCATGGATAATTTTGATGCGCGGCAGATCATCCGGGAGAGGCTTGCGCCCACGCTTGGCCCTGGTGTGGGCCGGGATCTCAATGACGGGCACTTCTATCGGTTTCGCCTCTGTGATCTTGATCAATGGCAGAGGCAGAATGCCCTGGAAGAGGTCTTTGGATTTTTCGGATTTGGGAGCATACAGGGCAGCCTGCAACAGGGC contains these protein-coding regions:
- a CDS encoding IS66 family transposase, which codes for MEKGMGDIKNLPDDVGQLKHLIWDYYQQINHLQDRVALLQAALYAPKSEKSKDLFQGILPLPLIKITEAKPIEVPVIEIPAHTRAKRGRKPLPDDLPRIKIIHDLPEDQKVCACGACLKRIGEEVSEKLDYVPAVMRVERHIRPKYACPACDGE